In Colletotrichum destructivum chromosome 8, complete sequence, the following proteins share a genomic window:
- a CDS encoding Putative O-methyltransferase domain, FAD-binding domain, O-methyltransferase COMT-type — MEFYQKLRTSLDSIASNGSELLRQAENGSTGASPYEDKSEAIHHPRKKLMESAMKLLHLVTMPEEYLDHLANGVSCCLSSESELWNAHADINPVQYQELTCVRWLVDLSVLQHLPQHGSIAYPVLADKAGVPEKHLKGVARMAVLNGFLEEPTSGHVAHSHPSALLVRDENFMSWARWMMDYSMPVAYKFAEATRRWGDTDAKNQTAFNVAENTTDPFFDHIRKNPDLTTVFSSYMRNVTASRPWSLAHAVDCFDWAWLPEGAKVVDVGGSHGQLAVEVASKFPHLRFIVQNLPETVETAQRAFEADTSIDPGVKSHIQFMSSDFFKPQTVLDAHVYFLRMIIHDWPDRDARVILQNLRAALEANPRARIVIMDTILPPPGSTTLQHEQQLRVRDLMMMQVFNARERELENWKVLLNDVGMEIDHLRQPDDSVMGLLTVQLQSPAPGSPSDFVQVKKPIMPATNDKPILIMGAGISGLCLAQALRKHSIPFRVFERDAGIDSRPQGYRLKLRKDAAVALAESLPGEVYQTFQTSCANLAVGETDFNPFTGLVVNSRSGGGLSGKLGLHPSYCVDRAAFRTTLMSGIEDCMQFSKELTSYKTDDDRGVVTVMFKDGGSVEGRFLVGADGLHSVVRRDLVTNHKIKDTGAACIYGKTLMSPDVLERFPEKGMRWMTIVSDQTPMLQSCIIGDAPVTLLLEPIRFSQVSRSQHQLPADYIYWALIGPEARFRLDGEASTSKVSSSTSAQAATEAARLSLSITQEWHPSIRSVLDQQDTRQATLVRVVSSVPDVPSWPPSAMATLLGDAIHPMSPCGGVGAQTAICDACSLAKTIAAAQGSPTAGDIGTFEEAMRLRARRSILQSEVGSKKMFGLRSLEDCDAWTGF; from the coding sequence TTTGGAATGCGCATGCTGACATCAATCCCGTCCAGTACCAAGAATTGACTTGTGTCCGATGGCTCGTGGATCTCAGCGTTTTGCAACATCTTCCTCAACATGGCTCCATCGCATACCCCGTGTTGGCAGATAAAGCAGGCGTTCCCGAGAAGCATCTGAAAGGCGTCGCTCGTATGGCGGTGCTCAACGGCTTCTTGGAAGAGCCCACGTCTGGCCACGTCGCACACAGCCATCCATCGGCCCTTTTGGTCCGTGACGAGAACTTTATGAGCTGGGCCCGATGGATGATGGACTATTCCATGCCAGTGGCGTACAAGTTTGCTGAAGCCACCCGCCGGTGGGGAGACACCGACGCCAAGAATCAGACGGCGTTCAACGTGGCCGAGAACACCACGGATCCGTTCTTCGACCATATTCGAAAGAACCCAGACCTCACGACCGTGTTCTCTAGCTACATGCGGAACGTCACAGCCTCGCGGCCCTGGAGTTTGGCACATGCGGTAGACTGTTTCGATTGGGCGTGGCTGCCAGAAGGGGCCAAGGTTGTTGATGTAGGCGGTTCTCATGGCCAGCTTGCCGTGGAGGTTGCTTCCAAGTTTCCTCACCTCAGATTCATCGTACAGAATCTGCCAGAGACGGTGGAGACTGCTCAGAGAGCCTTTGAAGCCGACACCAGCATCGATCCAGGAGTCAAATCCCACATTCAGTTCATGTCCTCCGACTTCTTCAAGCCTCAAACAGTTTTGGACGCGCACGTCTATTTTCTCCGGATGATTATCCACGACTGGCCTGACAGAGATGCCCGCGTTATTCTGCAAAATCTCCGAGCTGCCCTGGAAGCCAACCCCAGGGCTCGCATCGTCATAATGGACACCATTCTACCGCCTCCGGGCTCCACAACTCTCCAGCACGAACAGCAACTGAGAGTTCGAGATCTTATGATGATGCAGGTCTTCAACGCTAGAGAGCGCGAGTTGGAGAACTGGAAAGTACTACTCAACGATGTCGGAATGGAGATTGACCACTTGCGTCAACCCGACGACAGTGTCATGGGACTCTTGACTGTGCAACTCCAGAGTCCAGCTCCGGGCAGCCCGAGCGACTTCGTGCAAGTCAAGAAGCCGATCATGCCAGCCACAAATGACAAGCCCATTCTCATCATGGGCGCTGGTATCAGTGGTCTATGTCTAGCCCAAGCACTGAGAAAGCACAGTATTCCCTTCCGGGTTTTTGAAAGAGATGCCGGTATAGATTCTCGGCCTCAGGGATACCGCTTGAAGCTTCGGAAAGATGCTGCCGTTGCCCTTGCCGAGAGTTTGCCTGGAGAGGTCTATCAGACTTTTCAAACATCTTGCGCCAACCTTGCCGTCGGGGAAACTGACTTCAACCCATTCACCGGTCTTGTGGTCAACAGTCGGTCCGGCGGTGGGTTGAGTGGGAAGCTTGGGCTTCATCCCAGCTACTGCGTTGACAGAGCTGCCTTCCGTACCACTCTGATGTCGGGAATCGAAGACTGCATGCAGTTTAGCAAAGAGTTGACGTCATACAAGACTGATGACGATCGAGGCGTCGTAACTGTCATGTTCAAAGATGGCGGATCGGTGGAAGGCCGGTTCCTTGTGGGCGCGGATGGCTTGCATTCTGTTGTCCGTCGTGATCTTGTAACCAACCACAAGATCAAGGATACCGGAGCTGCCTGCATCTACGGCAAAACCCTCATGTCCCCGGATGTCCTTGAAAGATTCCCGGAAAAGGGCATGAGATGGATGACCATCGTATCTGACCAGACGCCGATGCTACAATCCTGCATCATTGGAGATGCGCCAGTAACGTTGCTTCTGGAACCGATTCGGTTCAGCCAAGTCAGCCGCTCCCAGCACCAGCTGCCCGCAGACTACATCTACTGGGCTCTGATCGGACCCGAGGCACGCTTCCGTCTGGATGGAGAGGCATCGACGTCCAAGGTTAGCAGCTCAACGTCCGCTCAAGCTGCCACGGAAGCAGCCCGTCTAAGTCTTTCCATCACGCAGGAATGGCATCCCTCCATCCGTTCTGTGCTGGATCAACAGGACACAAGGCAGGCGACCCTGGTTCGTGTAGTGTCTTCTGTGCCCGATGTACCTTCATGGCCACCGTCTGCGATGGCGACGTTGCTCGGAGATGCCATACACCCCATGAGCCCCTGTGGTGGAGTCGGAGCTCAGACTGCCATCTGCGACGCATGCAGTCTTGCAAAGACAATTGCCGCAGCTCAAGGATCCCCTACAGCTGGAGACATCGGGACGTTTGAGGAGGCCATGCGACTACGTGCTCGCCGGAGCATTCTGCAGAGTGAGGTGGGTTCGAAGAAAATGTTTGGGCTGCGCTCATTGGAAGACTGTGACGCCTGGACTGGATTTTAG